The following are from one region of the Andrena cerasifolii isolate SP2316 chromosome 1, iyAndCera1_principal, whole genome shotgun sequence genome:
- the Haf gene encoding leucine-rich repeat and fibronectin type-III domain-containing protein hattifattener: MNMHSPMLLLLLVTIVTTIAATSSCPWAQYVADLESSCICDYNLARELSVQCDIVDYEQLMSAMRRYATKTTVDLFYINNSTIGTLKNNSFSAFRINNVQLSGCHIRVIEPETFKGQEGSVKSLNLRDNDLTEVPSNTLKGLRNLTVLDLSMNKITRVDDNAFAGLKLVTLKLSDNEVTLAPGSFRGLERSLKNLNLKGTRQKKVPESLRGLKTLAFLDLSQNSIRELPGSAGAKAFEGLESLTGLNLERNLIQNIGSEAFYGIKNTLSSLSLLNNLIPDFPTLAINSVQDLRVLDIGFNLITDLPINAFQRNPSITLLAIDGNPLSTVPEEALIQLNGTLRGLSLGGRFLVCDCRLRWIVDWIKTKDLQVTSRERKPQFCGSPQKLQDKSFYNIDPNEMNCERTPEIIGIGTVESVDTREPTGPLEVASSYNPTTRPSIAVPSTAVTSTTTTTTPTATTTTALVSSTTEQKYTETPSSTTAKTITNRPTVARTGNVVIMRTTLAPPKHIQDQLQQHQPRPPLVLGSPLYKSKSNEKDIIVKDVVRQDNAVIIYWDTEATNILGFKVIYRLFGDNSFKQAPPLEVSEREFKIKNVPSQECIVVCVVSLEETNITPANVPYNQCREVRTENSPTSNMDKITIAASAAICATIVVAVIIFIVANRRRARKLHTLHSIDQTKMGGPIAGLPVNCCSNVGPTPSPGGPLSSMATLSAYNAQKEWDQVSAYSNRSIPRPRIFPIDRQGSITRASCIDDVRSQTGHYSTKVSTTRSVVDGQSQHSFSNTSTRYFTNNTLSSNLANTRPELRQSRQSLTAASDRMSRTNFSPSHMPQHTSSRRQRPRSCNRTLEQNPPRPGSRYSIADSTHTLNNYEENNWTDHDMDIYMARNPTTRTGLMPL, translated from the exons atatgCATTCACCGATGCTGTTACTGCTACTTGTAACCATAGTGACCACCATAGCAGCAACCTCCAGTTGTCCATGGGCGCAATATGTAGCTGATCTCGAAAGCTCTTGTATTTGTGATTACAACCTAGCCAGGGAGCTTTCGGTGCAATGCGACATCGTCGACTACGAGCAGCTAATGTCTGCCATGAGGCGTTATGCGACCAAAACTACTGTGGACTTGTTTTACATCAACAACAGTACAATTGGAACCCTGAAGAATAACTCCTTCTCCGCATTCAGAATCAACAATGTGCAGCTGTCTGGCTGTCACATTAGAGTTATTGAGCCAGAAACATTCAAAGGACAAGAGGGTTCTGTGAAAAGTCTGAATCTGAGAGACAATGACCTGACAGAAGTTCCCAGTAACACTTTGAAGGGTCTCCGAAATCTTACTGTGTTGGACCTTTCGATGAATAAAATCACAAGGGTCGATGATAACGCGTTCGCAGGTCTGAAGTTAGTTACTCTTAAACTCTCTGATAACGAAGTTACCCTTGCCCCTGGATCGTTTCGAGGCTTGGAGAGATCGTTGAAGAATTTGAACTTGAAAGGGACTAGGCAGAAGAAGGTGCCAGAGTCACTCAGAGGTTTAAAAACCCTAGCCTTCCTTGACCTATCGCAGAACAGTATTCGAGAACTTCCTGGCTCTGCTGGAGCGAAAGCTTTCGAAGGATTGGAATCTCTTACTGGACTAAATCTTGAGAGGAACTTGATTCAAAATATAGGATCGGAGGCTTTTTATGGTATCAAGAATACTTTGAGTTCGTTAAGCCTGTTGAATAATCTCATCCCAGACTTCCCTACACTTGCTATTAACAGTGTTCAGGACCTTCGA GTGCTAGACATCGGATTCAATTTGATAACAGACCTGCCGATAAATGCCTTTCAAAGGAATCCATCGATAACTCTCCTGGCAATCGATGGAAATCCTTTATCAACTGTTCCCGAGGAAGCACTTATTCAATTAAATGGAACGCTTCGAGGGTTGAGTCTAGGAGGTCGATTTCTAGTTTGTGACTGCAGATTACGGTGGATTGTGGACTGGATAAAGACCAAGGATCTGCAAGTCACCAGTCGGGAACGCAAGCCACAGTTTTGTGGAAGTCCACAGAAATTGCAAGACAAAAGTTTTTACAATATCGATCCAAATG AGATGAATTGCGAAAGAACTCCAGAAATCATTGGAATTGGTACAGTAGAAAGTGTGGATACAAGAGAACCGACAGGACCTCTAGAAGTAGCAAGTAGTTATAACCCAACCACTAGGCCCTCAATTGCTGTACCAAGTACCGCTGTAACAagtacaacaacaacaacaacaccaaCAGCCACAACAACGACAGCACTTGTATCTTCCACGACTGAACAAAAGTATACCGAAACACCATCTTCGACTACTGCTAAGACTATCACCAACAGGCCAACAGTTGCTCGAACAGGCAATGTAGTGATAATGAGAACAACATTGGCCCCACCAAAACACATTCAAGATCAATTACAGCAACATCAACCGAGACCACCACTGGTGCTTGGTTCGCCGCTTTATAAATCAAAATCGAATGAAAAAGACATTATAGTTAAAGATGTAGTCAGGCAAGACAACGCTGTTATCATATACTGGGATACAGAAGCGACAAATATTTTAGGTTTCAAAGTTATTTATCGATTGTTTGGGGATAACAGTTTCAAACAGGCACCACCTCTCGAGGTCAGCGAAAGAGAATTCAAAATAAAGAATGTTCCTTCGCAG GAGTGTATCGTAGTTTGCGTGGTGTCATTAGAAGAAACCAATATTACTCCGGCAAATGTACCCTACAACCAATGTAGAGAAGTGAGAACTGAAAATTCCCCTACGTCCAACATGGATAAAATTACAATTGCTGCCAGTGCAGCTATATGTGCAACTATAGTGGTTGcagtaataatatttatagtgGCGAACCGGCGAAGAGCCAGGAAGCTTCATACGCTTCACAGTATTGACCAGACGAAAATGGGAGGGCCTATCGCAGGGTTACCTGTTAATTGTTGCTCTAATGTTGGGCCAACACCCAGCCCTGGTGGGCCGTTGTCTTCAATGGCAACACTCAGTGCTTACAACGCTCAGAAAGAGTGGGACCAAGTTTCTGCATACAGTAATAGGAGCATACCAAGACCAAGAATATTTCCCATAGATCGACAAG GTTCGATAACTAGAGCTTCCTGCATCGATGATGTTAGGTCTCAGACAGGACACTATAGTACAAAAGTATCAACAACTCGATCTGTTGTCGATGGACAATCACAACACAGTTTCTCCAATACTTCGACAAGATACTTTACGAACAATACTTTGTCATCCAATCTTGCGAACACGAGACCAG AGCTAAGACAATCTCGGCAGTCCCTGACAGCAGCTTCTGACAGAATGTCACGAACAAACTTCTCACCAAGTCACATGCCGCAGCACACTTCGTCCAGAAGGCAGAGACCACGATCATGTAATCGTACTTTAGAGCAAAACCCCCCAAGACCTGGCAGCCGATACAGCATAGCTGACTCAACACACACTCTAAACAATTATGAAGAGAACAATTGGACTGATCATGACATGGACATATACATGGCACGCAATCCAACTACAAGGACTGGCCTCATGCCTCTCTAA